One window from the genome of Oreochromis niloticus isolate F11D_XX linkage group LG20, O_niloticus_UMD_NMBU, whole genome shotgun sequence encodes:
- the ythdf1 gene encoding YTH domain-containing family protein 1 isoform X2, with translation MQAKNNSYQSMTDPYLSSYYAPSIGFPYPLSEAPWSTGGDPPIPYLTPYAPLSNGDHHFMHDTVFGQPGGLSSSIYPHRFNFFPENPAFSAWGTSGSQGQQTQSSAYGGSYSYPPSSLGGTLVPDGQTGFHSDTLSKAPGMNSIEQGMLGLKIGGDVTGSGSGVKSAGSVIGGSGSVAAAVATGNGGTPMGMPPPKPTSWAAIASKPAKLQQQKTKNKPPIVGGPLPPPPIKHSMDIDTWDNKGTATKMAPPLPHHHQQHQPQLHSHAPSLLPPLQQSLHSAQSLVQQMTLQGPPPPPPHSYQNHNSAPTPQTRWVAPRNRNLCYGGGSLDSSGSSNGGGVGNGGGGVGPPDLGSESHPVLEKLRAAHSYNPKDFDWNLKNGRVFIIKSYSEDDIHRSIKYSIWCSTEHGNKRLDSAYRAMNSKGPVYLLFSVNGSGHFCGVAEMRSPVDYGTSAGVWAQDKWKGKFDVNWLFVKDVPNSQLRHIRLENNDNKPVTNSRDTQEVPLEKAKQVLKIIAQYKHTTSIFDDFSHYEKKQEEEEVVKKSYEPASIQSRSRIDQDRQK, from the exons ATGCAAGCAAAG aatAACAGTTATCAGTCCATGACAGACCCTTACCTGTCCAGCTACTATGCCCCCTCTATTGGATTTCCTTATCCTCTCAGTGAGGCTCCTTGGTCTACAGGAGGCGATCCGCCGATTCCCTACTTGACACCCTATGCCCCGCTCAGCAATGGAGACCACCACTTCATGCAcgacactgtgtttgggcagcCGGGCGGGCTCAGCAGCAGCATTTACCCTCACAGGTTTAACTTCTTCCCAGAGAATCCGGCGTTCTCTGCCTGGGGCACCAGTGGTTCTCAGGGACAGCAGACTCAGAGCTCAGCCTACGGGGGGAGCTACAGCTACCCACCAAGCTCACTTGGAGGCACCTTAGTCCCTGATGGCCAGACAGGTTTCCATAGTGACACCCTAAGCAAGGCCCCAGGTATGAACAGCATAGAGCAGGGCATGTTGGGCCTCAAAATAGGCGGGGATGTGACCGGAAGTGGCTCAGGTGTGAAGAGTGCAGGCTCCGTGATCGGTGGCAGCGGCAGTGTAGCGGCTGCTGTTGCCACGGGCAACGGTGGCACACCAATGGGAATGCCCCCTCCGAAGCCGACATCGTGGGCTGCAATCGCTAGTAAACCTGCCAAGCTGCAGCAACAAAAGACCAAGAACAAGCCTCCTATAGTCGGAGGACCTCTGCCTCCACCTCCCATCAAACACAGCATGGACATTGATACGTGGGACAATAAAGGGACTGCGACCAAGATGGCCCCTCCTTtaccccaccaccaccaacagCACCAGCCCCAGCTTCACTCCCATGCTCCCAGTCTCTTGCCTCCCCTTCAACAATCACTGCATTCTGCCCAGTCCCTGGTGCAACAGATGACCCTGCAGggccctcctccacctcctcctcattCCTACCAGAACCACAACTCTGCTCCCACACCTCAGACCCGCTGGGTAGCCCCACGCAACCGCAACTTGTGCTACGGCGGAGGAAGCTTGGACAGCAGTGGCTCCTCCAACGGCGGTGGTGTTGGTAAtggagggggtggggtggggccTCCAGACCTGGGATCAGAGTCCCACCCTGTGCTGGAGAAACTGCGAGCGGCCCACAGCTACAACCCCAAGGACTTTGACTGGAACCTGAAAAACGGCCGCGTGTTTATCATTAAAAGCTACTCCGAGGACGACATCCACCGCTCCATCAAGTACTCCATCTGGTGCAGCACGGAGCATGGCAACAAGCGCCTGGACTCAGCCTACAGAGCCATGAACTCTAAAGGGCCCGTCTACTTGCTGTTCAGCGTCAACGGCAGCGGGCATTTCTGCGGCGTGGCGGAGATGCGCTCGCCGGTGGACTACGGCACCAGCGCAGGTGTGTGGGCGCAGGACAAGTGGAAGGGCAAGTTTGATGTGAACTGGTTGTTTGTTAAGGACGTGCCTAATAGCCAGCTGCGCCACATCCGCCTGGAAAACAACGACAACAAGCCGGTCACCAACTCACGTGACACTCAAGAGGTTCCTCTGGAAAAAGCAAAGCAGGTGCTCAAGATTATCGCCCAGTACAAACACACCACCTCCATCTTCGACGACTTTTCCCACTACGAGAAGAagcaagaggaagaggaggtggtGAAAAAG AGCTACGAGCCTGCCTCAATACAGAGTCGATCCCGAATCGATCAG GATCGTCAGAAGTAA
- the ythdf1 gene encoding YTH domain-containing family protein 1 isoform X1 yields the protein MMSAASIDPQTSKGQDASKAFPVSVQNGSLHQKDAVHDNDFEPYLTGQSSQNNSYQSMTDPYLSSYYAPSIGFPYPLSEAPWSTGGDPPIPYLTPYAPLSNGDHHFMHDTVFGQPGGLSSSIYPHRFNFFPENPAFSAWGTSGSQGQQTQSSAYGGSYSYPPSSLGGTLVPDGQTGFHSDTLSKAPGMNSIEQGMLGLKIGGDVTGSGSGVKSAGSVIGGSGSVAAAVATGNGGTPMGMPPPKPTSWAAIASKPAKLQQQKTKNKPPIVGGPLPPPPIKHSMDIDTWDNKGTATKMAPPLPHHHQQHQPQLHSHAPSLLPPLQQSLHSAQSLVQQMTLQGPPPPPPHSYQNHNSAPTPQTRWVAPRNRNLCYGGGSLDSSGSSNGGGVGNGGGGVGPPDLGSESHPVLEKLRAAHSYNPKDFDWNLKNGRVFIIKSYSEDDIHRSIKYSIWCSTEHGNKRLDSAYRAMNSKGPVYLLFSVNGSGHFCGVAEMRSPVDYGTSAGVWAQDKWKGKFDVNWLFVKDVPNSQLRHIRLENNDNKPVTNSRDTQEVPLEKAKQVLKIIAQYKHTTSIFDDFSHYEKKQEEEEVVKKSYEPASIQSRSRIDQDRQK from the exons ATGATGTCTGCCGCTAGCATTGACCCTCAG ACATCGAAAGGACAAGATGCAAGCAAAG CCTTTCCAGTTTCGGTGCAGAATGGCTCCCTCCATCAGAAGGATGCTGTCCATGATAATGACTTTGAGCCCTATCTTACCGGCCAGTCCAGTCAG aatAACAGTTATCAGTCCATGACAGACCCTTACCTGTCCAGCTACTATGCCCCCTCTATTGGATTTCCTTATCCTCTCAGTGAGGCTCCTTGGTCTACAGGAGGCGATCCGCCGATTCCCTACTTGACACCCTATGCCCCGCTCAGCAATGGAGACCACCACTTCATGCAcgacactgtgtttgggcagcCGGGCGGGCTCAGCAGCAGCATTTACCCTCACAGGTTTAACTTCTTCCCAGAGAATCCGGCGTTCTCTGCCTGGGGCACCAGTGGTTCTCAGGGACAGCAGACTCAGAGCTCAGCCTACGGGGGGAGCTACAGCTACCCACCAAGCTCACTTGGAGGCACCTTAGTCCCTGATGGCCAGACAGGTTTCCATAGTGACACCCTAAGCAAGGCCCCAGGTATGAACAGCATAGAGCAGGGCATGTTGGGCCTCAAAATAGGCGGGGATGTGACCGGAAGTGGCTCAGGTGTGAAGAGTGCAGGCTCCGTGATCGGTGGCAGCGGCAGTGTAGCGGCTGCTGTTGCCACGGGCAACGGTGGCACACCAATGGGAATGCCCCCTCCGAAGCCGACATCGTGGGCTGCAATCGCTAGTAAACCTGCCAAGCTGCAGCAACAAAAGACCAAGAACAAGCCTCCTATAGTCGGAGGACCTCTGCCTCCACCTCCCATCAAACACAGCATGGACATTGATACGTGGGACAATAAAGGGACTGCGACCAAGATGGCCCCTCCTTtaccccaccaccaccaacagCACCAGCCCCAGCTTCACTCCCATGCTCCCAGTCTCTTGCCTCCCCTTCAACAATCACTGCATTCTGCCCAGTCCCTGGTGCAACAGATGACCCTGCAGggccctcctccacctcctcctcattCCTACCAGAACCACAACTCTGCTCCCACACCTCAGACCCGCTGGGTAGCCCCACGCAACCGCAACTTGTGCTACGGCGGAGGAAGCTTGGACAGCAGTGGCTCCTCCAACGGCGGTGGTGTTGGTAAtggagggggtggggtggggccTCCAGACCTGGGATCAGAGTCCCACCCTGTGCTGGAGAAACTGCGAGCGGCCCACAGCTACAACCCCAAGGACTTTGACTGGAACCTGAAAAACGGCCGCGTGTTTATCATTAAAAGCTACTCCGAGGACGACATCCACCGCTCCATCAAGTACTCCATCTGGTGCAGCACGGAGCATGGCAACAAGCGCCTGGACTCAGCCTACAGAGCCATGAACTCTAAAGGGCCCGTCTACTTGCTGTTCAGCGTCAACGGCAGCGGGCATTTCTGCGGCGTGGCGGAGATGCGCTCGCCGGTGGACTACGGCACCAGCGCAGGTGTGTGGGCGCAGGACAAGTGGAAGGGCAAGTTTGATGTGAACTGGTTGTTTGTTAAGGACGTGCCTAATAGCCAGCTGCGCCACATCCGCCTGGAAAACAACGACAACAAGCCGGTCACCAACTCACGTGACACTCAAGAGGTTCCTCTGGAAAAAGCAAAGCAGGTGCTCAAGATTATCGCCCAGTACAAACACACCACCTCCATCTTCGACGACTTTTCCCACTACGAGAAGAagcaagaggaagaggaggtggtGAAAAAG AGCTACGAGCCTGCCTCAATACAGAGTCGATCCCGAATCGATCAG GATCGTCAGAAGTAA
- the LOC102076819 gene encoding uncharacterized protein LOC102076819 isoform X1, with protein sequence MQHMQQNLDPQEGTSSAAVHPKQQNPNPRGKNKASNGGTPSDAAKQKGANKKKMQKNANPNPRAKNPGPNRGPWPHQPNAHFKPNNGPGQHWQNPRFVPKQGPVPHQPNAHFKPNNGPGQHWQNPWFVPKQGPVPHQPHPDHNTNDGPSQPQPHLTPNDGSRPYNETDELGALRFHLQEAQNMCKTNLYKMTAANHKAAAAKTQNDWVRFQLQCCRGNAQKTILELQKQLEESRRKTPEENFTPEVSEAPAEDSNTAVTAAELSVDASTQTAEAPHTDSTDVKTDREAELEIQCKKQQEEIKQLREQLLKTQKNLEEEAAKREDQEQRANCELTELKDKLSTSEALCEKNDLKAQNLKEELEKTKASHLEIVEKQNLGNTTICNQLRQAEEEKISLLEFLQYLQETMEKQEDQSNVAREDKVPKEKPKKKKKRSWFWRLFT encoded by the exons ATGCAACATATGCAGCAAAACCTTGATCCCCAGGAAGGGACCTCGTCGGCCGCTGTTCACCCTAAGCAGCAAAACCCAAACCCAAGAGGGAAAAACAAGGCATCAAATGGAGGGACTCCATCTGATGCTGCCAAACAAAAGGGTGCAAACAAGAAGAAGATGCAGAAAAATGCAAACCCAAACCCCAGAGCCAAAAACCCTGGACCCAATCGAGGGCCTTGGCCAC ATCAGCCCAATGCCCACTTTAAACCCAATAATGGGCCTGGGCAACATTGGCAAAATCCACGGTTTGTGCCAAAACAAGGGCCTGTGCCACATCAGCCCAATGCCCACTTTAAACCCAATAATGGGCCTGGGCAACATTGGCAAAATCCATGGTTTGTGCCAAAACAAGGGCCTGTGCCACATCAGCCCCATCCTGACCATAACACCAACGATGGGCCATCTCAGCCACAGCCTCACTTAACACCAAATGATGGCAGTCGTCCATACAATGAGACTGATGAACTGGGTGCGCTGAGATTCCACCTGCAGGAGGCTCAGAACATGTGCAAAACCAATCTATACAAAATGACAGCTGCAAACCACAAAGCTGCTGCAGCTAAAACTCAGAATGATTGGGTTCGCTTTCAGCTACAGTGCTGCAGAGGAAACGCTCAAAAAACCATCCTTGAGCTCCAAAAACAGCTGGAAGAGTCTCGTAGAAAGACACCCGAGGAGAACTTCACCCCTGAGGTGAGTGAGGCTCCTGCTGAAGACAGCAACACAGCTGTCACAGCTGCAGAGCTGAGTGTGGACGCTTCAACACAAACTGCAGAAGCTCCACACACAGATTCTACAGATGTGAAAACCGATCGAGAAGCTGAGTTGGAGATCCAGTGCAAAAAACAGCAAGAAGAGATCAAACAACTCCGTGAGCAGCTCCTCAAAACTCAAAAGAATCTAGAAGAGGAAGCTGCAAAGCGTGAAGATCAGGAACAAAGAGCCAACTGTGAGCTCACTGAGCTGAAAGACAAACTCAGCACCAGTGAGGCtctttgtgaaaaaaatgatttgaaggcacaaaacttaaaagaagagctggagaaaaCCAAAGCTTCCCACCTGGAAATCGTGGAGAAGCAAAACCTGGGGAACACAACGATCTGCAACCAACTCaggcaagcagaagaagaaaagatctCACTTCTGGAGTTTTTGCAGTATCTGCAAGAGACAATGGAAAAGCAAGAAGACCAGTCCAATGTTGCCCGAGAAGACAAAGTgccaaaagaaaaaccaaaaaagaaaaagaagcgcAGTTGGTTTTGGAGACTATTCACTTAA
- the LOC102076819 gene encoding uncharacterized protein LOC102076819 isoform X2: protein MQHMQQNLDPQEGTSSAAVHPKQQNPNPRGKNKASNGGTPSDAAKQKGANKKKMQKNANPNPRAKNPGPNRGPVPHQPNAHFKPNNGPGQHWQNPRFVPKQGPVPHQPNAHFKPNNGPGQHWQNPWFVPKQGPVPHQPHPDHNTNDGPSQPQPHLTPNDGSRPYNETDELGALRFHLQEAQNMCKTNLYKMTAANHKAAAAKTQNDWVRFQLQCCRGNAQKTILELQKQLEESRRKTPEENFTPEVSEAPAEDSNTAVTAAELSVDASTQTAEAPHTDSTDVKTDREAELEIQCKKQQEEIKQLREQLLKTQKNLEEEAAKREDQEQRANCELTELKDKLSTSEALCEKNDLKAQNLKEELEKTKASHLEIVEKQNLGNTTICNQLRQAEEEKISLLEFLQYLQETMEKQEDQSNVAREDKVPKEKPKKKKKRSWFWRLFT from the exons ATGCAACATATGCAGCAAAACCTTGATCCCCAGGAAGGGACCTCGTCGGCCGCTGTTCACCCTAAGCAGCAAAACCCAAACCCAAGAGGGAAAAACAAGGCATCAAATGGAGGGACTCCATCTGATGCTGCCAAACAAAAGGGTGCAAACAAGAAGAAGATGCAGAAAAATGCAAACCCAAACCCCAGAGCCAAAAACCCTGGACCCAATCGAG GGCCTGTGCCACATCAGCCCAATGCCCACTTTAAACCCAATAATGGGCCTGGGCAACATTGGCAAAATCCACGGTTTGTGCCAAAACAAGGGCCTGTGCCACATCAGCCCAATGCCCACTTTAAACCCAATAATGGGCCTGGGCAACATTGGCAAAATCCATGGTTTGTGCCAAAACAAGGGCCTGTGCCACATCAGCCCCATCCTGACCATAACACCAACGATGGGCCATCTCAGCCACAGCCTCACTTAACACCAAATGATGGCAGTCGTCCATACAATGAGACTGATGAACTGGGTGCGCTGAGATTCCACCTGCAGGAGGCTCAGAACATGTGCAAAACCAATCTATACAAAATGACAGCTGCAAACCACAAAGCTGCTGCAGCTAAAACTCAGAATGATTGGGTTCGCTTTCAGCTACAGTGCTGCAGAGGAAACGCTCAAAAAACCATCCTTGAGCTCCAAAAACAGCTGGAAGAGTCTCGTAGAAAGACACCCGAGGAGAACTTCACCCCTGAGGTGAGTGAGGCTCCTGCTGAAGACAGCAACACAGCTGTCACAGCTGCAGAGCTGAGTGTGGACGCTTCAACACAAACTGCAGAAGCTCCACACACAGATTCTACAGATGTGAAAACCGATCGAGAAGCTGAGTTGGAGATCCAGTGCAAAAAACAGCAAGAAGAGATCAAACAACTCCGTGAGCAGCTCCTCAAAACTCAAAAGAATCTAGAAGAGGAAGCTGCAAAGCGTGAAGATCAGGAACAAAGAGCCAACTGTGAGCTCACTGAGCTGAAAGACAAACTCAGCACCAGTGAGGCtctttgtgaaaaaaatgatttgaaggcacaaaacttaaaagaagagctggagaaaaCCAAAGCTTCCCACCTGGAAATCGTGGAGAAGCAAAACCTGGGGAACACAACGATCTGCAACCAACTCaggcaagcagaagaagaaaagatctCACTTCTGGAGTTTTTGCAGTATCTGCAAGAGACAATGGAAAAGCAAGAAGACCAGTCCAATGTTGCCCGAGAAGACAAAGTgccaaaagaaaaaccaaaaaagaaaaagaagcgcAGTTGGTTTTGGAGACTATTCACTTAA